A region from the Vicia villosa cultivar HV-30 ecotype Madison, WI linkage group LG3, Vvil1.0, whole genome shotgun sequence genome encodes:
- the LOC131660377 gene encoding glucan endo-1,3-beta-glucosidase 7-like, whose translation MVRVNASCSRQTSAHQPSSIKAKGLSNCQSYRHSQSFIGVNYGQIANNLPAPEVSAKLLQSTTIGKVRIYGADPAIIKSLANTGIGIVIGTANSDIPILASDQNAAKQWVNTNVLPYYPASNIILITVGNEVLTSGDQGLVSQLVPAIRNVQTALSSVSLGGKVKVSTVNSMAVLSRSDPPSSGSFNPGLQNTLNQLLAFLKDNKSPFAVNPYPFFAYQSDPRPETLAFCLFQPNSGRVDSGNGKLYTNMFDAQVDAVHSALSAMKYDDIEIVVAETGWPSSGDSHEVGPSVENAKAYNGNLITHLRSLVGTPLMPGKSVDTYIFALYDENLKSGPGSERAFGLFKTDLTMSYDVGLAKSSQLKPPPTSPVTPAPSTTWCIPKAGVSDAQLQANIDYACSQGLDCRPIQPGGVCFDPNTLQSHAAYVMNLYYQTFGRNQWNCDFSQTATLTSQNPSYNACNYIGGST comes from the exons atggtcagggtcaatgcttcatgctcaaggcaaacctctgcccatcaaccttcatcaatcaaagccaaaggtttgtcaaactgccaaagctacagac ACTCGCAATCCTTCATCGGAGTTAACTACGGTCAGATCGCCAACAATCTTCCAGCACCGGAAGTCTCAGCTAAACTTCTCCAATCCACCACCATCGGGAAAGTTCGTATTTACGGCGCCGATCCTGCCATCATTAAATCTCTTGCTAACACCGGCATCGGAATTGTTATCGGAACCGCAAACAGCGACATTCCGATTCTCGCTTCTGATCAAAACGCAGCAAAACAGTGGGTGAACACGAACGTCTTGCCTTATTACCCTGCCAGTAACATCATTCTGATCACCGTCGGTAATGAGGTTTTAACCTCCGGTGATCAAGGACTTGTGTCACAGCTCGTGCCAGCAATTCGAAATGTCCAAACTGCCCTCAGTTCCGTGTCGCTTGGCGGCAAGGTGAAGGTGTCCACCGTGAATTCAATGGCGGTGTTGTCACGCTCCGATCCACCTTCGTCCGGGTCGTTTAACCCGGGTTTACAAAACACACTGAATCAGTTATTAGCGTTTCTGAAGGATAACAAATCACCGTTTGCGGTTAATCCGTATCCGTTTTTCGCTTATCAGAGTGACCCGAGACCCGAAACGCTTGCGTTTTGTTTATTTCAACCAAACTCGGGTCGGGTTGATTCGGGTAACGGAAAGCTTTATACGAATATGTTCGATGCTCAG GTTGATGCTGTGCATTCTGCTCTAAGTGCAATGAAGTACGATGACATTGAGATTGTGGTTGCTGAAACAGGATGGCCTTCTAGTGGGGACAGCCATGAAGTAGGACCAAGTGTTGAAAATGCCAAGGCCTATAATGGCAACCTTATTACTCATCTTAGGTCATTAGTTGGTACACCTTTGATGCCTGGAAAGTCTGTTGACACTTACATTTTTGCACTATATGATGAAAACCTTAAATCTGGCCCGGGATCCGAACGCGCCTTTGGTCTCTTCAAAACTGATCTTACCATGTCATATGATGTTGGCTTGGCCAAATCTAGCCAACTG AAACCACCGCCAACTAGTCCAGTTACTCCAGCACCTAGCACTACATGGTGTATTCCAAAAGCAGgagtttctgatgctcaattacAGGCCAATATTGATTATGCATGTAGCCAAGGGTTAGATTGTAGACCAATACAACCAGGAGGGGTATGTTTTGATCCCAACACATTACAATCCCATGCTGCTTATGTAATGAATCTCTATTACCAAACATTTGGTAGAAATCAATGGAACTGTGATTTTTCTCAAACAGCAACACTCACATCCCAAAATCCAA GTTACAATGCTTGCAATTATATTGGTGGGAGTACCTGA
- the LOC131654947 gene encoding probable 2-oxoglutarate-dependent dioxygenase AOP1 — protein sequence MGSENEVPILDFSESIRVKLAEGGEGWKEMSKKVKEAFESHGCFLIRCDDISNDLHDEFFTNVKSLFDLPEETKKKFYSPRAYRGYTAKTRVIPYSESFGIDNDRNPETALQDFIHLMWPEGNPTLNAALSSYTSKARELSSLILKLVVEAFELPEHYNLDVEELNRYNDARMTKYSTSEETKGSDIGLVTHTDKGTISFICDNGVQGLQLLPKTGNWVDVNIPTNGFVVVVGDILQAWTNGRLEAATHRVVAKDEVRFAFVFFAVPREGIIIDGPSELVDDENYPRRYRPFNYDEYVHYQHTTGTQEAPLEKFAGI from the exons atgggtAGTGAGAATGAGGTCCCAATTTTGGACTTCAGTGAGAGCATTAGAGTGAAGTTAGCAGAAGGGGGTGAAGGATGGAAAGAAATGAGCAAGAAAGTGAAAGAAGCATTTGAGAGTCATGGTTGCTTTCTCATAAGGTGTGATGATATCTCAAATGATTTACATGATGAATTTTTCACAAACGTGAAATCATTGTTTGATTTACCTGAAGAAACTAAGAAGAAGTTCTATAGCCCAAGGGCTTATAGGGGATACACTGCAAAAACTCGTGTTATTCCCTATTCTGAAAGCTTTGGAATTGATAATGATCGTAATCCAGAAACGGCTCTACAAGACTTCATTCATCTCATGTGGCCTGAAGGAAATCCAACTCTTaa TGCGGCGCTAAGTTCCTATACTTCAAAAGCTCGTGAACTAAGTTCACTTATCTTGAAATTGGTTGTGGAAGCCTTTGAACTTCCAGAACATTACAACTTAGATGTTGAAGAGTTGAATCGCTACAATGATGCACGAATGACTAAGTACTCAACTTCTGAAGAGACCAAAGGTTCTGATATTGGCTTGGTAACTCACACCGATAAAGGAACGATTTCCTTCATATGTGACAATGGAGTCCAAGGTCTGCAGTTGCTACCCAAAACAGGCAATTGGGTTGACGTAAATATTCCCACCAATGGCTTTGTGGTAGTTGTTGGTGATATATTGCAG GCATGGACTAATGGGAGACTTGAGGCAGCCACACACAGAGTGGTTGCAAAGGATGAAGTGAGATTTGCATTTGTATTTTTTGCAGTGCCAAGGGAAGGTATCATCATTGATGGGCCATCTGAGCTTGTGGATGATGAAAACTACCCTCGCCGCTACCGTCCATTTAACTATGATGAGTATGTTCATTATCAACATACAACTGGAACACAAGAGGCTCCATTGGAAAAGTTTGCTGGAATTTGa
- the LOC131660379 gene encoding probable receptor-like serine/threonine-protein kinase At4g34500 — MATSASSSGGSLPLLNNRTSIAGLKLYVLILIFLAIVIAVTISLLTFLCIRRNRNSKKSEMRVKVKHSSGTIPLVSKEIVEVIKIGNVIDDDSKMQKQMECEIEVNSSVSVESPSPSSSSENIGWGRWYGLKELENATDGFSEGNVIGEGGYGIVYRGILHDGSVVAVKNLLNNKGQAQKEFKVEVEAIGKVRHKNLVGLVGYCAEGAQRMLVYEYVDNGNLEQWLHGDVGPVSPLTWDIRMKIAVGTAKGLAYLHEGLEPKVVHRDVKSSNILLDKKWNARVSDFGLAKLLGSGKSYVTTRVMGTFGYVSPEYASTGMLNESSDVYSFGILLMELVTGRSPIDYSRPPAEMNLVDWFKGMVASRRGDELVDPLIEIQPSPRSLKRALLVCLRCIDLDANKRPKMGQIIHMLEADDFPFRSDLRTREKDYVPSQADESKKVLYQTRHVEPVYKESWR; from the exons ATGGCAACTTCCGCCAGTTCCTCCGGCGGTTCCTTGCCGTTGCTAAACAACCGAACCTCCATCGCCGGTCTCAAACTCTACGTCTTAATCCTCATTTTCCTCGCAATCGTGATCGCAGTTACGATTTCTCTCCTCACTTTTCTCTGCATTCGCCGCAACCGAAACTCGAAGAAGAGCGAAATGCGAGTGAAAGTGAAGCATAGCTCCGGCACAATTCCGCTCGTTTCTAAGGAGATCGTTGAAGTGATCAAGATCGGAAATGTTATTGATGATGATTCGAAGATGCAGAAGCAAATGGAGTGTGAGATCGAAGTGAATAGTAGTGTGTCGGTGGAGTCTCCGTCTCCGTCGTCTTCGTCGGAGAATATAGGTTGGGGGCGGTGGTATGGTTTGAAGGAATTGGAGAATGCGACGGATGGATTTTCTGAAGGGAACGTGATCGGAGAAGGAGGTTACGGAATTGTGTACAGAGGAATTCTTCATGACGGTTCTGTGGTTGCTGTGAAGAATCTTCTTAACAATAA GGGTCAAGCTCAGAAAGAGTTTAAGGTGGAGGTTGAAGCCATTGGAAAAGTGAGGCATAAGAATTTGGTTGGGTTAGTTGGATATTGTGCAGAAGGTGCTCAAAG GATGCTTGTTTATGAATATGTTGACAACGGAAATTTAGAGCAGTGGTTGCATGGTGATGTAGGACCTGTTAGTCCCTTGACTTGGGATATAAGAATGAAGATTGCAGTTGGCACTGCAAAAGG GCTAGCCTATTTACACGAAGGCTTAGAACCCAAAGTCGTCCACCGAGATGTAAAATCCAGCAATATTCTTTTGGACAAAAAATGGAATGCCAGAGTATCAGATTTTGGACTTGCCAAGCTCTTAGGCTCTGGCAAAAGCTACGTTACAACCCGTGTAATGGGGACATTTGG ATATGTTTCACCCGAGTATGCAAGCACGGGAATGCTTAATGAGAGCAGCGATGTATATAGTTTTGGGATTCTACTCATGGAGCTAGTTACAGGAAGAAGTCCCATTGATTATTCTAGACCACCTGCAGAG ATGAACTTGGTTGATTGGTTCAAAGGAATGGTAGCAAGTCGTCGCGGCGATgagctagttgatcctttgattGAGATTCAGCCCTCTCCAAGATCTCTGAAGCGTGCTTTGCTGGTTTGTCTGCGTTGCATAGATTTGGATGCCAATAAACGACCAAAGATGGGTCAAATTATTCATATGCTCGAGGCAGATGATTTTCCTTTTCGTTCT GACCTTCGAACTAGGGAGAAAGATTATGTTCCCTCTCAGGCAGACGAATCGAAAAAGGTTCTGTATCAAACAAGGCACGTGGAGCCCGTATATAAAGAGAGCTGGAGATGA